One genomic window of Salvia miltiorrhiza cultivar Shanhuang (shh) chromosome 4, IMPLAD_Smil_shh, whole genome shotgun sequence includes the following:
- the LOC131019427 gene encoding uncharacterized protein LOC131019427 has protein sequence MHTMFLENKRETEGPKLQSGFVSPINLMSVAGSRRSRSVFDPYASDSSDSPSPLMKFLRSVDPAAGGASSPGFVTPVKVEEDVIVMDGISVPKSNKGSGEVRLRLPLMSSNSVNCSYGKSNSTGSSSSSGSGGRRSGVENSKSYKNRVCHFWETSGICQFGSECQFAHGKEELRHHRWFPGKIKLEISKLNSSIEGSSPSPTPSPHGSKFLRNSQVKAAAAAGEEAFSLPSLSSLSPIPAKLVSGTSAIPNTALLISEWTPQVDGIEATLPCVGKSPPKEDVSAYIESILYGAKTKKRLPVFVEICPDSC, from the exons ATGCATACGATGTTCTTGGAAAATAAGCGCGAAACCGAAGGTCCGAAGTTACAATCCGGCTTCGTGTCACCAATCAACTTGATGAGTGTGGCAGGCAGCCGCCGCTCTAGGTCAGTGTTTGATCCGTACGCATCCGACAGTTCGGATTCCCCGTCTCCGCTGATGAAGTTCCTGCGCTCTGTTGATCCGGCGGCCGGAGGTGCCTCCTCGCCGGGATTCGTCACACCGGTCAAGGTCGAGGAAGATGTGATTGTCATGGATGGGATTTCGGTGCCTAAGTCCAACAAAGGAAGCGGTGAAGTCAGATTGAGATTACCTTTGATGTCATCAAATTCTGTCAATTGCAGTTATGGGAAATCAAATTCGACTGGTTCGTCGTCGTCGTCGGGGAGTGGCGGTAGACGCAGCGGCGTTGAAAATAGCAAATCCTATAAGAATAGGGTGTGCCATTTCTGGGAGACTTCTGGTATATGCCAATTTGGTTCCGAATGccag TTTGCACACGGCAAAGAGGAGCTGCGCCACCATCGGTGGTTCCCGGGCAAGATCAAACTTGAG ATCTCCAAACTGAACAGCAGTATCGAGGGATCAAGCCCAAGCCCAACCCCATCACCACATGGCTCTAAGTTTCTCCGAAACAGCCAAGTCAaggcggcagcagcagcaggagaaGAAGCCTTCTCATTGCCATCACTATCATCGCTATCACCAATCCCAGCTAAACTAGTTTCTGGAACTAGCGCTATCCCAAATACTGCTCTGCTCATATCGGAATGGACTCCTCAGGTTGATGGGATTGAGGCCACTTTGCCTTGTGTGGGAAAGAGTCCACCAAAGGAAGATGTAAGTGCTTATATTGAGAGTATTCTGTATGGGGCTAAGACAAAGAAGAGGCTGCCTGTATTCGTCGAGATTTGCCCTGACTCTTGCTGA
- the LOC131019425 gene encoding 15-cis-phytoene desaturase, chloroplastic/chromoplastic, giving the protein MWILKNGILDDHILIQIQLTRKMSVAALSLPLSSSSTHFPSSKFKSLRPPNATPSQISPPNPVPSPPQPSDNTGVIVVGAGLAGLAAATRLQAENIPFLLLEASDAVGGRVRTDFVDGFTLDRGFQIFITAYPEARKLLDYDALHLQQFYSGARVFFGGRFHTVADPRRHFPDSLQSLANPIGSPIDKFLIALTIIRVLSRSDFDILTADEVETIELLRSTGFSDSILDRFFRPFFGGIFFDRELETTSRLFDFVFKCLALGDNTLPKNGIAAIPEQLAAKLNPSSIVLNSRVISIDHESNSGVVVNLESGESFRSDLGVILAVEEFESLKILNGGEVKPRAARSTICLYFSVDEDKVPVKEPVLFLNGSGRGIVNNMFFASNVAPSYAPAGKALASVSLIGSYGGVGDEELAGRVVEELSGWFGEAAMGSWEYLRMYRVEFAQPNQRPPTDLMKEARVKAGLYVCGDYVTSATFDGALSSGRRAVEALLEDRAALRA; this is encoded by the coding sequence ATGTGGATATTGAAGAATGGAATACTGGATGACCATATCCTTATCCAAATCCAACTCACACGAAAAATGTCAGTCGCTGCCCTCTCCCTCCCGCTTTCTTCTTCCTCAACCCATTTCCCCTCTTCCAAATTCAAATCTCTCAGACCTCCCAACGCCACCCCATCGCAGATCTCCCCGCCCAACCCAGTCCCCTCTCCTCCCCAACCCTCCGACAACACCGGCGTCATCGTCGTCGGCGCTGGCCTCGCTGGCTTAGCCGCCGCCACGCGCCTCCAGGCCGAGAACATCCCCTTCCTCCTTCTCGAAGCCTCCGACGCCGTCGGCGGCCGAGTCCGGACCGATTTCGTAGACGGCTTCACCCTCGATCGCGGCTTCCAGATCTTCATCACGGCCTACCCCGAAGCTCGGAAGCTTCTCGACTACGATGCCCTCCATCTGCAGCAGTTTTACTCCGGCGCTAGGGTTTTCTTCGGCGGCCGCTTCCACACCGTAGCGGATCCCCGGCGGCATTTCCCTGATTCGCTCCAGTCGCTCGCGAATCCAATCGGTTCTCCGATTGACAAATTTCTTATCGCGCTTACTATAATTAGAGTTCTGAGCCGCTCGGATTTTGATATTCTGACCGCCGATGAGGTGGAGACGATTGAACTGCTGAGGAGCACCGGGTTCTCCGATTCGATCCTGGACCGTTTCTTCCGTCCCTTCTTCGGCGGGATTTTCTTCGACAGGGAGCTCGAAACGACGTCCAGATTATTCGATTTCGTCTTCAAATGCCTCGCGCTCGGCGACAACACTCTCCCGAAGAACGGCATTGCCGCAATCCCCGAGCAATTGGCGGCAAAACTGAACCCTAGCTCGATCGTATTGAATTCTAGGGTAATTTCAATCGATCACGAATCGAATTCGGgcgtagttgtgaatttagaaAGCGGTGAGTCGTTTAGGAGCGATCTCGGAGTGATACTCGCAGTCGAAGAATTCGAATCCCTCAAAATTCTAAACGGCGGCGAGGTGAAGCCACGGGCGGCGCGAAGCACGATTTGCTTGTATTTCTCGGTGGATGAGGACAAGGTTCCGGTGAAGGAGCCGGTTCTGTTCCTGAACGGGTCGGGTCGGGGCATAGTGAACAACATGTTCTTCGCGAGCAATGTGGCCCCCTCGTACGCCCCCGCTGGGAAGGCGTTGGCTTCGGTGTCGCTCATCGGGTCGTATGGCGGGGTGGGGGATGAGGAGTTGGCGGGGCGGGTGGTGGAGGAGCTGTCGGGGTGGTTTGGGGAGGCGGCGATGGGGTCGTGGGAGTACCTGAGGATGTACAGGGTGGAGTTCGCGCAGCCGAACCAGCGACCGCCGACGGATTTGATGAAGGAGGCGCGGGTGAAGGCGGGGCTGTATGTGTGCGGGGATTATGTGACGAGTGCAACGTTTGATGGGGCGTTGTCTTCTGGGAGGAGGGCTGTCGAGGCTCTGTTGGAAGATCGAGCAGCACTTCGAGCATAA